In Zingiber officinale cultivar Zhangliang chromosome 1A, Zo_v1.1, whole genome shotgun sequence, a genomic segment contains:
- the LOC122005442 gene encoding uncharacterized RING finger protein P32A8.03c-like, which translates to MDTYVAFTEIPGWTADTSGVTLRIKARVVMRIWQPDQDIEPQLISHFCRQTISSSDHVTTEHAHFTIPQPYCHISHHPTWEEQTQRMLSYVAANHVRPTDLDLLSLAFRRYTYAVLGQFPITTLVAVMEFFSVVEIPFTPSASASQLHYSLPRETYEYFFGVEITQYNRGPRPASPATVEGLQMVTKMGEDSSCSICLDDFEVMTQALAMPCGHSFHEGCLKEWLRRKNSCPLCRFSMLPTTE; encoded by the coding sequence ATGGACACCTATGTAGCATTTACGGAGATTCCTGGGTGGACGGCCGACACAAGCGGCGTCACTCTTCGCATCAAGGCGCGAGTGGTGATGCGTATCTGGCAGCCTGATCAAGACATCGAGCCCCAATTGATCTCGCACTTTTGCCGCCAGACGATTTCTTCTTCCGACCACGTCACTACCGAGCACGCTCACTTCACCATCCCCCAACCCTACTGCCACATCAGCCATCACCCCACCTGGGAGGAGCAGACGCAACGGATGTTATCTTACGTCGCAGCAAATCACGTGCGCCCTACCGACCTCGACCTTCTCTCGCTTGCTTTCCGCAGATACACCTACGCGGTGCTAGGCCAATTTCCGATCACGACGCTGGTAGCCGTTATGGAGTTCTTCTCCGTCGTTGAAATCCCATTTACTCCTTCCGCGTCTGCCAGCCAACTTCATTACTCGCTGCCTCGGGAGACCTATGAATATTTTTTTGGGGTTGAGATCACCCAGTACAATAGAGGGCCGAGGCCGGCGTCCCCAGCTACGGTGGAGGGACTCCAGATGGTAACTAAGATGGGAGAAGATAGCTCGTGTTCCATCTGCCTTGACGATTTCGAGGTGATGACTCAGGCTCTGGCAATGCCCTGCGGCCATTCATTTCACGAAGGATGTCTGAAGGAGTGGTTGCGGCGGAAAAATTCTTGCCCCCTCTGTAGATTTTCAATGCTTCCGACCACAGAGTAG